In Phacochoerus africanus isolate WHEZ1 chromosome 1, ROS_Pafr_v1, whole genome shotgun sequence, the following are encoded in one genomic region:
- the CCR9 gene encoding LOW QUALITY PROTEIN: C-C chemokine receptor type 9 (The sequence of the model RefSeq protein was modified relative to this genomic sequence to represent the inferred CDS: inserted 1 base in 1 codon) produces the protein MVPTEAASLMPNMPDDYGYDATPSIEDYGNFTFTDLFCKKNHVRQFASHFLPPLYWLVFIVGAVGNSLVILVYWYCTRVKTMTDMFLLNLAIADLLFLVTLPFWAIAAADQWKFQTFMCKVVNSMYKMNFYSCVLLIMCISVDRYIAIAQAMRAQTWRQKRLLYSKLVCFTVWVMAAALCIPELLYSQVKEEHDVAICTMXYPSDESTNLKSAVLTLKVILGFFLPFVVMACCYTIIIHTLIQAKKSSKHKALKVTITVLTVFVLSQFPYNCVLLVQTIDAYTMFISSCAVSTNIDICFQVTQTIAFFHSCLNPVLYVFVGERFRRDLVKTLKNLGCISQAQWVSFTRREGSLKLSSMLLETTSGALSL, from the exons AGTCTGATGCCTAATATGCCAGATGACTACGGCTATGACGCCACACCTTCCATAGAAGACTACGGGAACTTCACCTTCACTGACCTCTTCTGCAAGAAAAACCATGTCAGGCAGTTTGCAAGCCACTTCCTCCCGCCATTGTACTGGCTCGTGTTCATCGTGGGTGCCGTGGGCAACAGTTTGGTCATCCTTGTCTACTGGTACTGCACAAGGGTGAAGACCATGACTGACATGTTCCTTCTGAATTTGGCAATCGCTGACCTTCTCTTTCTTGTCACCCTTCCTTTCTGGGCCATTGCCGCCGCTGACCAGTGGAAATTCCAGACCTTCATGTGCAAAGTGGTCAACAGCATGTACAAGATGAACTTCTACAGCTGTGTGCTGCTGATCATGTGCATCAGTGTGGACCGGTATATCGCCATTGCTCAGGCCATGAGGGCGCAGACTTGGAGGCAGAAGAGGCTTCTGTATAGCAAGCTGGTTTGCTTCACTGTATGGGTGATGGCGGCTGCACTCTGCATCCCCGAACTCCTGTACAGCCAAGTCAAGGAGGAACATGACGTTGCTATCTGCACCA GTTACCCAAGTGACGAGAGCACCAATCTGAAGTCGGCTGTCTTGACCCTGAAGGTCATCCTGGGGTTCTTCCTCCCCTTTGTGGTCATGGCTTGCTGCTACACCATCATCATCCACACTCTGATACAAGCCAAGAAGTCCTCCAAGCACAAGGCCCTGAAGGTCACCATCACTGTGCTCACTGTCTTCGTCTTATCTCAGTTTCCCTACAACTGTGTTCTGCTGGTGCAGACCATCGATGCCTACACCATGTTCATCTCCAGCTGTGCCGTTTCCACTAACATTGACATCTGCTTCCAGGTTACTCAAACCATTGCCTTTTTCCACAGCTGCCTGAACCCTGTTCTCTACGTGTTTGTGGGTGAGAGGTTCCGCCGGGATCTTGTGAAGACCCTGAAGAACTTGGGGTGCATcagccaggctcagtgggtttcGTTCACAAGGAGAGAGGGAAGCCTGAAGCTGTCGTCTATGTTGCTGGAGACAACCTCAGGAGCCCTCTCCTTGTGA